The genome window GACACGTTCCGCCGCGCGGAAGACGTTGCAGAACCGAGGTTTCGCTGCAGTGGACGGGAGTCTGGCCGCGACTGGGACCGATCCCAAGGTCACCGCACAGGAACCTGCGCCGGGCAGTAGAGCGGACCAGGGGGCCGTCGTGTCGCTTAAGTTTGCCGAGGACACCATCGCAGCAACGTCGCCCGCAGTTCAGGAATCCTCCCTGGTGCAGAAGATCAAAGCGCAGTTCCCGGGGTACCCGGTGGTAGTTTCGGTCGCCAGCGTCGACTCGCGAGTCTCGTACTGGTCCGGGCTCGGCGGGTCATCGGTAACACAGCTCGTCGCCGTGGCGCCAGGAGTGTACGAGGCATACAACCCGGCAGTACCCGACCTGAACCTTTACGTTGACTCCGGCCCGGTGATGGGTGACTGCATCCTCATCAAGGCGACGTTCCCCGACCGAGGCAGCACCTGCTGGGATGGCGTGCGAGCCGGCTCCGATGAGCCGAAATAGCTGATGTGAGCGCGAGGCGTTGCCGTCTACGTTCTTCCAACGTAGCGGCCGGTACGGCTGGAGACAGGGTGAAGAGGCGGTTGGCGTGGAGATCACGCCCCTTCGTGCATCGCTGATGGGTTGGCAGCGGGCTCAGCTGTGGAACGCGACTCAGCGCGCTCGAGACGCCGACAGCGCGCTTTACGGCGTTCCGCGTTGTGACCGAGCGATACCGTCAGCGGCCACCCGGAGTGCAGTGACGTCATGAACGGTGGGCCCGTACCCGTCAGCTTCACTGATCAGGAAGCTCCTGGCGGCGCTGTCACGGTCGGCGACTCTGCTGCCGCGGGACGTCCAGAGATCCGTCGCAGCGAGCTCGGCGGCCAATTCAGCAAACCGACCTTGGAGCGTCATGTACGTGGCAATAGCGTTGTCTTGCGCCCTGATTGACGCGCGAGCGACTACTCGGGATCGCAGCACCTCATCGTCTACATCAAGAAGTGATTCCACGAGTGCGGATCCAACGGCGCGGCGCGTGTTGATGCTGGCGGCACGGAACTCGGGGTGAGCTTCTAGCTGGTCGACCAAATGGGTGGTCCGAGCTTCCTTAGCAGAGCGTTCCTTATCGAAGCGTTCTCGCCGGTCGATCTCGTTCACGACCAGCAGCTGGTTCAGCCTGCCTCGCCAGTCCGCAGCTGCGTAATAGGCCAAAGTGACTGCGCCGTGGATCCAGTAGACACCAACCGTGTCCACATCGCCGACTTGATCATCGAAGATCCGGATCACCTCCGGGTCGAGTGGCCCAGCCGATGCCT of Leifsonia shinshuensis contains these proteins:
- a CDS encoding PASTA domain-containing protein — protein: MYRRLLVATAVLLSVATTAACSNTSTPSTPTRSVVAESVNVPDVVGLTRSAARKTLQNRGFAAVDGSLAATGTDPKVTAQEPAPGSRADQGAVVSLKFAEDTIAATSPAVQESSLVQKIKAQFPGYPVVVSVASVDSRVSYWSGLGGSSVTQLVAVAPGVYEAYNPAVPDLNLYVDSGPVMGDCILIKATFPDRGSTCWDGVRAGSDEPK